GTACCAGTAGCTATCCACCTTGACCACGGTCACTACGAAGATGCACTTGAGTGTATCCGAGTTGGTTATACTTCAGTTATGTTTGATGGTTCACACCTTCCAGTTGAAGAAAACCTTGACAAAGCTCGTAAAGTTGTAGAATTTGCTCATGCAAATGGTGTATCAGTAGAAGCTGAAGTTGGTACTATCGGTGGTGAAGAAGACGGAATCATCGGTGATGGTGAATTGGCTCCAATCGAAGACGCTAAAGCAATGGTTGAAACAGGTATCGACTTCTTGGCAGCTGGTATCGGTAACATCCACGGTCCTTACCCAGAAAACTGGAAAGGTCTTCACCTTGATCACTTGCAAAAATTGACTGAAGCTGTTCCAGGATTCCCAATCGTATTGCATGGTGGTTCAGGTATTCCTGATGAGCAAATCCAAGAAGCTATCAAACTTGGTGTTGCGAAAGTTAACGTTAACACAGAATGCCAAATCGCATTCGCTAACGCAACTCGTAAATTTGCTCGTGACTACGAAGCAAACGAAGCAGAATACGACAAGAAAAAACTCTTCGACCCACGTAAATTCTTGGCTGACGGTGTAAAAGCTATCCAAGCATCAGTTGAAGAACGTATCGACGTATTCGGTTCAGAAGGTAAAGCTTAATCTAGCTGAACAATACAGATAAAACCTGCCCATTGGGTGGGTTTTTTGGCGTTTTAAGGAAACAATAAAACCATAATTTTTGATTAAAAGTATTATTTTAAGAGAAAAATTTTCAATTCCATAAACTTTAGGCAAACGCTTGCATTCTGGTTTTTATTGGACTATAATAGGTTGGTATAAAACCTTCTGTAGTAATAAAATGTAGAAGGTGTAGAAAGTAAGGATTTAGAATGTTTGTAGTCAAAAACACAATGTTGCTATTCCTTGCG
The Streptococcus toyakuensis genome window above contains:
- a CDS encoding class II fructose-bisphosphate aldolase, whose translation is MAIVSAEKFVQAARDNGYAVGGFNTNNLEWTQAILRAAEAKKAPVLIQTSMGAAKYMGGYKVARNLIANLVESMGITVPVAIHLDHGHYEDALECIRVGYTSVMFDGSHLPVEENLDKARKVVEFAHANGVSVEAEVGTIGGEEDGIIGDGELAPIEDAKAMVETGIDFLAAGIGNIHGPYPENWKGLHLDHLQKLTEAVPGFPIVLHGGSGIPDEQIQEAIKLGVAKVNVNTECQIAFANATRKFARDYEANEAEYDKKKLFDPRKFLADGVKAIQASVEERIDVFGSEGKA